The region ATGAAAAAGTTCGTGCTGCTGCAGCTGAGGGGGCTTATCAATCCGAATCGGTGCAAATCAAAGGTACGACTGTTAAACTCATGGCCATGTATACGGCTGCGGTAAAGCACAACGATGAGTTGCGCCAAGCAGAGGTTGATAAAATATTTAAATGGTTGGTGGGTATCGGCATTGCCTGTGGAACGGGTGTGTTCTTGGTATTGATGTTTATCGCGTCACGCTTAAGCAGAAACGTTTCTGAGGTTGTTAATCAACTTTCAGATTCTTGCAGTCAAGTCAACTCGGCCATCAACCAATTGACGGAGGCTGGTCAAAGCTTGTCTCAATCTTCCACAACGTCTGCGGCTTCCCTTGAGGAAACTGTGGCGGCGTTAGAAGAAATGACCTCGATGGTGTCTATGAACTCTGACAATGCGAAACAGGCGGCAAGTCTGTCGACGGCATCTCGCTCGGCTGCTGAAGACGGCGAACAAGAAATGCAAAAACTTGTGACGTCTATGCATGGGATCTCTCAGTCTTCTAAGAAAATTGAAGAGATCATCAACGTCATTGATGATATCGCTTTCCAAACGAATTTATTGGCACTGAATGCGGCGGTGGAAGCAGCACGTGCGGGTGAGCAAGGGAAAGGTTTTGCGGTTGTCGCGGAAGCGGTTCGTGCCTTGGCACAAAGATCTGCAGTGGCGGCGAAAGATATCAATGGCTTGATTAAAGACTCAGTGGTTCAAGTGGACGAAGGTTCTCGCATCGCTGACAAAGCGGGTGATGTACTTAAAAACATAGTAACTTCCATTAAGAAAGTTTCTGACTTAAACAATGAAATCTCTGCCGCAAGCTCTGAACAAACGACGGGAATTCAGCAGATCAGTAAAGCGATGAATCAGTTGGATCAAAGCTCTCAGGCTAATGCAGCTTCTTCGGAAGAGATCGCAGCCACATCTGAAGAGATGTCTTCGCAATCAAAACAAATGTACAATGTCGTGGTAACACTTTCTAAAGTGGTGATCGGTGCAAACGCAGAGGACTCTGGTTCTCCGGAGGAGCATCAACCCGTTGTTACGGAGAAAAAGGCGACTTTCAAACCTGCGGCAAAAGCCTATACGGCGCCTAAAAAAGTAGCAGCCACAAATGTCGTGAAATTTAAGCCAGCGGCCAAGGCGTCGGCAAAATCCGAAGACGTCAAGCCATCTGAGTTAATTCCGTTTGACGACGATACGCGAAAAGTCGGTTCTACAGACGGTTTTTAGGGAATAATGCTGTTTTAAAAGCAAAATAAAGGGGAGTCGAAAGGCTCCCTTTTTTATTTCCAAACAAGCGGTGCGTTAATCAGTTTTTGTGAGTGAAACGGGCGGTCGAGTTCGGTACTTTTTTCGCCTATGTCAGCGAATCTAACTCCACTCATGAAGCAGTACTGGGACATTAAATCTGTCCATCAAGATAAAGTTCTCCTCTTCCGCATGGGCGACTTTTTTGAAATGTTCTTTGATGATGCGGTCAAGGCAGCGCCAGTTCTTGGAATTGCTCTGACTCAAAGAAATAAAAAATCAGCCGACGAAACTCCAATGTGCGGTATGCCTCACCACTCTGTGGCGGGTCCTATCAATAAACTTCTGGCGCATGGTTTTAAAGTTGCGATCTGTGATCAGCTTGAAGATCCAAAAACTGCGAAGGGGATTGTCAAGCGCGGGGTGACTCGTGTTCTGACTCCGGGAATGGTTTATGACTCTGACACATTGGATGGCACGAAACCACATTACTTGGTGAGTGTTGATCAAGATTCTATCAGTTTCTTAGATTCAACAACGGGTGAAGCATTCTTTTTTAAGTCTAAAAACTCTCAAGAACTTTTGCGTTTTGTTCAATTGTTGCCGGTGGCAGAGATTGTAATCGCAAAGGAACACGAGGCTTTGTTGTCAGGTCTTGAGAACATTTTGATTTCTCATCACGAAGAATTGATGGAATTAGAAAA is a window of Bdellovibrio sp. SKB1291214 DNA encoding:
- a CDS encoding HAMP domain-containing methyl-accepting chemotaxis protein, with the protein product MGSWFKGIKGKLLVAALWPPVGFVVLGFVAFMGLSSVSGMLNKSYTEIIPNVDALGQIEGGRARIGQYLWGAIANLNFEKRRNVYIEKLEGALKEYNDAVAKYESAPDMEGEQEIYKPMKDNHQNYVTHVKEFIDLLKVPTPENYEKVRAAAAEGAYQSESVQIKGTTVKLMAMYTAAVKHNDELRQAEVDKIFKWLVGIGIACGTGVFLVLMFIASRLSRNVSEVVNQLSDSCSQVNSAINQLTEAGQSLSQSSTTSAASLEETVAALEEMTSMVSMNSDNAKQAASLSTASRSAAEDGEQEMQKLVTSMHGISQSSKKIEEIINVIDDIAFQTNLLALNAAVEAARAGEQGKGFAVVAEAVRALAQRSAVAAKDINGLIKDSVVQVDEGSRIADKAGDVLKNIVTSIKKVSDLNNEISAASSEQTTGIQQISKAMNQLDQSSQANAASSEEIAATSEEMSSQSKQMYNVVVTLSKVVIGANAEDSGSPEEHQPVVTEKKATFKPAAKAYTAPKKVAATNVVKFKPAAKASAKSEDVKPSELIPFDDDTRKVGSTDGF